One window of the Anopheles aquasalis chromosome X, idAnoAquaMG_Q_19, whole genome shotgun sequence genome contains the following:
- the LOC126581030 gene encoding uncharacterized protein LOC126581030 isoform X3 — protein sequence MQFAVTPRNEGLPPPPPPPKPTKQSAGESMGTSATIPAPTTGSWANGTKDDGTVAVAPRTLDEEQVVMTPLGKTNTSTVLMIERKLVQAVGDRTHVAGGDHRGIIINKDTTTADAGKAASAREPAHLMLEFRVFLVSANTGQHTQESRRIKFWFRPWLTSDEVQAQVAQDFFRELVSPKEFPRDYVGFIKKLMKLLQKGYNELQAIEVELRMLEQTSAPPSRPLSYEDMQFEVVPLTPVKILELIEQAYPNPITPEDLAKDYGWDEAEVLEIILLLKERGLIKSMEYNSYTRIHHDDQEIKIVKQMPTITSNNQPTIAIITAQYCEKLAVDAMIENKETFVRYTTVGHSPEKSINGQEQPRRRMNRFGESNVYTLGSIGAHRIVSTKLPSVGSTREAMTAAGNTTTRLLGTFQKVDYVFIVGVAGGVPHYTDYRKHVRLGDVVIAASPAADSNALGAQSSQKLYCYVYNNQGDVKKYYPKNDDLQAIGRSLVNSNGDTRKPWVDYAREGLLHLSGRSENDFSRPDPSTDKLYMNIGNKDVIQVAHPMALQEEAVDGVDSGTQSRLHLGPIGSGYDLVRSDSARTEYAQAHGLLATDVEMNSVLDSIVGNCRDSFILVKGISDYKDGTTSKKWQNHAALAAAAVMKTIICAMDAPNI from the exons ATGCAGTTCGCAGTAACGCCACGAAATGAGGGgctaccgccaccgccacctcccccGAAACCCACGAAACAGAGTGCTGGCGAATCGATGGGCACGAGCGCGACAATCCCGGCACCGACGACAGGTAGCTGGGCGAACGGCACCAAGGACGACGGTACGGTCGCAGTAGCGCCCCGGACGCTGGACGAAGAACAGGTTGTGATGACACCGCTGGGCAAGACGAACACCTCCACGGTGCTGATGATCGAGCGCAAGCTCGTGCAGGCCGTCGGCGATCGGACGcacgtggccggcggcgatcATCGcggtatcatcatcaacaaggATACGACGACCGCGGACGCAG GTAAAGCGGCCAGCGCACGGGAACCGGCGCATCTGATGCTGGAGTTTCGGGTGTTTCTCGTCAGCGCCAACACTGGGCAGCACACGCAGGAGTCGCGTCGCATCAAGTTCTGGTTCCGGCCGTGGCTAACCTCGGACGAGGTGCAGGCCCAAGTAGCGCAAGACTTTTTCCGCGAGCTCGTCAGCCCCAAGGAGTTCCCGAGAG ATTACGTTGGATTCATTAAGAAGCTTATGAAACTACTGCAAAAGGGTTACAACGAGCTGCAGGCGATCGAGGTGGAGCTGCGAATGCTGGAGCAGACGTCGGCCCCCCCGTCACGACCAC TGTCTTACGAGGATATGCAGTTCGAAGTGGTACCGCTGACGCCGGTGAAAATCTTAGAGCTAATCGAGCAGGCCTACCCGAACCCTATTACGCCGGAAGATTTGGCGAA GGATTATGGCTGGGATGAGGCGGAAGTTTTAGAAATCATCCTGCTACTGAAGGAGCGCGGGCTGATTAAATCGATGGAGTACAACTCATACACCCGCATACACCATGACGACCAGGAAATCAAAATTGTCAAGCAAATGCCAACGATCACCTCTAACAACCAGCCAACGATTGCCATCATCACGGCACAGTACTGCGAGAAGCTAGCAGTCGATGCGATGATAGAGAACAAGGAAACGTTCGTGCGCTACACAACTGTTG GCCATAGTCCCGAAAAGTCAATTAACGGTCAGGAGCAGCCAAGGCGAAGAATGAATCGGTTTG GAGAATCCAACGTGTACACGCTCGGCAGCATTGGGGCACATCGGATCGTGAGCACTAAGTTACCATCCGTCGGCAGCACGCGAGAGGCTATGACAGCCGCTGGTAATACGACAACGCGTCTGCTGGGTACATTCCAGAAGGTAGACTACGTGTTCATCGTGGGGGTAGCGGGGGGTGTCCCGCATTACACGGACTACCGTAAGCACGTGCGACTAGGAGATGTGGTTATTGCCGCCTCGCCGGCTGCCGATTCGAACGCCCTTGGCGCACAATCATCCCAGAAGTTATACTGCTACGTCTACAACAATCAAGGAGACGTGAAGAAGTACTACCCGAAGAATGATGATTTGCAGGCGATTGGCCGATCCCTGGTGAACAGCAATGGTGACACGAGAAAACCGTGGGTCGACTACGCACGCGAAGGGTTGCTACATTTGAGTGGCCGGAGTGAAAATGATTTCTCGCGACCGGACCCGAGCACCGACAAGCTGTACATGAACATTGGAAACAAGGACGTTATCCAGGTTGCCCACCCGATGGCATTGCAGGAGGAAGCTGTAGATGGGGTGGACAGCGGTACCCAATCACGACTCCACTTAGGTCCGATCGGATCCGGCTATGATCTCGTCCGTTCGGACAGTGCTCGCACGGAGTATGCACAGGCGCACGGTCTACTGGCAACCGATGTCGAGATGAACTCCGTGCTCGACAGCATTGTGGGCAACTGCCGCGACAGCTTCATCCTAGTGAAGGGCATCTCGGACTACAAGGATGGTACGACGTCTAAGAAGTGGCAAAACCATGCCGCTCTTGCCGCAGCCGCTGTCATGAAAACGATAATTTGTGCCATGGATGCGCCTAACATATAA
- the LOC126581030 gene encoding uncharacterized protein LOC126581030 isoform X4, giving the protein MQFAVTPRNEGLPPPPPPPKPTKQSAGESMGTSATIPAPTTGSWANGTKDDGTVAVAPRTLDEEQVVMTPLGKTNTSTVLMIERKLVQAVGDRTHVAGGDHRGIIINKDTTTADAGKAASAREPAHLMLEFRVFLVSANTGQHTQESRRIKFWFRPWLTSDEVQAQVAQDFFRELVSPKEFPRDYVGFIKKLMKLLQKGYNELQAIEVELRMLEQTSAPPSRPLSYEDMQFEVVPLTPVKILELIEQAYPNPITPEDLAKDYGWDEAEVLEIILLLKERGLIKSMEYNSYTRIHHDDQEIKIVKQMPTITSNNQPTIAIITAQYCEKLAVDAMIENKETFVRYTTVGESNVYTLGSIGAHRIVSTKLPSVGSTREAMTAAGNTTTRLLGTFQKVDYVFIVGVAGGVPHYTDYRKHVRLGDVVIAASPAADSNALGAQSSQKLYCYVYNNQGDVKKYYPKNDDLQAIGRSLVNSNGDTRKPWVDYAREGLLHLSGRSENDFSRPDPSTDKLYMNIGNKDVIQVAHPMALQEEAVDGVDSGTQSRLHLGPIGSGYDLVRSDSARTEYAQAHGLLATDVEMNSVLDSIVGNCRDSFILVKGISDYKDGTTSKKWQNHAALAAAAVMKTIICAMDAPNI; this is encoded by the exons ATGCAGTTCGCAGTAACGCCACGAAATGAGGGgctaccgccaccgccacctcccccGAAACCCACGAAACAGAGTGCTGGCGAATCGATGGGCACGAGCGCGACAATCCCGGCACCGACGACAGGTAGCTGGGCGAACGGCACCAAGGACGACGGTACGGTCGCAGTAGCGCCCCGGACGCTGGACGAAGAACAGGTTGTGATGACACCGCTGGGCAAGACGAACACCTCCACGGTGCTGATGATCGAGCGCAAGCTCGTGCAGGCCGTCGGCGATCGGACGcacgtggccggcggcgatcATCGcggtatcatcatcaacaaggATACGACGACCGCGGACGCAG GTAAAGCGGCCAGCGCACGGGAACCGGCGCATCTGATGCTGGAGTTTCGGGTGTTTCTCGTCAGCGCCAACACTGGGCAGCACACGCAGGAGTCGCGTCGCATCAAGTTCTGGTTCCGGCCGTGGCTAACCTCGGACGAGGTGCAGGCCCAAGTAGCGCAAGACTTTTTCCGCGAGCTCGTCAGCCCCAAGGAGTTCCCGAGAG ATTACGTTGGATTCATTAAGAAGCTTATGAAACTACTGCAAAAGGGTTACAACGAGCTGCAGGCGATCGAGGTGGAGCTGCGAATGCTGGAGCAGACGTCGGCCCCCCCGTCACGACCAC TGTCTTACGAGGATATGCAGTTCGAAGTGGTACCGCTGACGCCGGTGAAAATCTTAGAGCTAATCGAGCAGGCCTACCCGAACCCTATTACGCCGGAAGATTTGGCGAA GGATTATGGCTGGGATGAGGCGGAAGTTTTAGAAATCATCCTGCTACTGAAGGAGCGCGGGCTGATTAAATCGATGGAGTACAACTCATACACCCGCATACACCATGACGACCAGGAAATCAAAATTGTCAAGCAAATGCCAACGATCACCTCTAACAACCAGCCAACGATTGCCATCATCACGGCACAGTACTGCGAGAAGCTAGCAGTCGATGCGATGATAGAGAACAAGGAAACGTTCGTGCGCTACACAACTGTTG GAGAATCCAACGTGTACACGCTCGGCAGCATTGGGGCACATCGGATCGTGAGCACTAAGTTACCATCCGTCGGCAGCACGCGAGAGGCTATGACAGCCGCTGGTAATACGACAACGCGTCTGCTGGGTACATTCCAGAAGGTAGACTACGTGTTCATCGTGGGGGTAGCGGGGGGTGTCCCGCATTACACGGACTACCGTAAGCACGTGCGACTAGGAGATGTGGTTATTGCCGCCTCGCCGGCTGCCGATTCGAACGCCCTTGGCGCACAATCATCCCAGAAGTTATACTGCTACGTCTACAACAATCAAGGAGACGTGAAGAAGTACTACCCGAAGAATGATGATTTGCAGGCGATTGGCCGATCCCTGGTGAACAGCAATGGTGACACGAGAAAACCGTGGGTCGACTACGCACGCGAAGGGTTGCTACATTTGAGTGGCCGGAGTGAAAATGATTTCTCGCGACCGGACCCGAGCACCGACAAGCTGTACATGAACATTGGAAACAAGGACGTTATCCAGGTTGCCCACCCGATGGCATTGCAGGAGGAAGCTGTAGATGGGGTGGACAGCGGTACCCAATCACGACTCCACTTAGGTCCGATCGGATCCGGCTATGATCTCGTCCGTTCGGACAGTGCTCGCACGGAGTATGCACAGGCGCACGGTCTACTGGCAACCGATGTCGAGATGAACTCCGTGCTCGACAGCATTGTGGGCAACTGCCGCGACAGCTTCATCCTAGTGAAGGGCATCTCGGACTACAAGGATGGTACGACGTCTAAGAAGTGGCAAAACCATGCCGCTCTTGCCGCAGCCGCTGTCATGAAAACGATAATTTGTGCCATGGATGCGCCTAACATATAA
- the LOC126581030 gene encoding uncharacterized protein LOC126581030 isoform X1 yields the protein MQFAVTPRNEGLPPPPPPPKPTKQSAGESMGTSATIPAPTTGSWANGTKDDGTVAVAPRTLDEEQVVMTPLGKTNTSTVLMIERKLVQAVGDRTHVAGGDHRGIIINKDTTTADAGKAASAREPAHLMLEFRVFLVSANTGQHTQESRRIKFWFRPWLTSDEVQAQVAQDFFRELVSPKEFPRDYVGFIKKLMKLLQKGYNELQAIEVELRMLEQTSAPPSRPPRPGHVIFCYGNCHKLDRNNNQKGPNVGRVDGDDFGDGGGSGGDGGGGEGEDHSSGNSIHVTPAHDYQQRQQQQHQHQHECYGNEDDHNMIGVSYEDMQFEVVPLTPVKILELIEQAYPNPITPEDLAKDYGWDEAEVLEIILLLKERGLIKSMEYNSYTRIHHDDQEIKIVKQMPTITSNNQPTIAIITAQYCEKLAVDAMIENKETFVRYTTVGHSPEKSINGQEQPRRRMNRFGESNVYTLGSIGAHRIVSTKLPSVGSTREAMTAAGNTTTRLLGTFQKVDYVFIVGVAGGVPHYTDYRKHVRLGDVVIAASPAADSNALGAQSSQKLYCYVYNNQGDVKKYYPKNDDLQAIGRSLVNSNGDTRKPWVDYAREGLLHLSGRSENDFSRPDPSTDKLYMNIGNKDVIQVAHPMALQEEAVDGVDSGTQSRLHLGPIGSGYDLVRSDSARTEYAQAHGLLATDVEMNSVLDSIVGNCRDSFILVKGISDYKDGTTSKKWQNHAALAAAAVMKTIICAMDAPNI from the exons ATGCAGTTCGCAGTAACGCCACGAAATGAGGGgctaccgccaccgccacctcccccGAAACCCACGAAACAGAGTGCTGGCGAATCGATGGGCACGAGCGCGACAATCCCGGCACCGACGACAGGTAGCTGGGCGAACGGCACCAAGGACGACGGTACGGTCGCAGTAGCGCCCCGGACGCTGGACGAAGAACAGGTTGTGATGACACCGCTGGGCAAGACGAACACCTCCACGGTGCTGATGATCGAGCGCAAGCTCGTGCAGGCCGTCGGCGATCGGACGcacgtggccggcggcgatcATCGcggtatcatcatcaacaaggATACGACGACCGCGGACGCAG GTAAAGCGGCCAGCGCACGGGAACCGGCGCATCTGATGCTGGAGTTTCGGGTGTTTCTCGTCAGCGCCAACACTGGGCAGCACACGCAGGAGTCGCGTCGCATCAAGTTCTGGTTCCGGCCGTGGCTAACCTCGGACGAGGTGCAGGCCCAAGTAGCGCAAGACTTTTTCCGCGAGCTCGTCAGCCCCAAGGAGTTCCCGAGAG ATTACGTTGGATTCATTAAGAAGCTTATGAAACTACTGCAAAAGGGTTACAACGAGCTGCAGGCGATCGAGGTGGAGCTGCGAATGCTGGAGCAGACGTCGGCCCCCCCGTCACGACCAC CTCGTCCCGGTCATGTGATCTTTTGCTATGGCAACTGCCACAAACTCGATAGGAATAATAACCAAAAAGGGCCCAACGTCGGTcgggttgatggtgatgattttggggatggtggtggcagtggtggtgatggcggtggtggtgaaggtgaagaccATTCTAGTGGCAACAGCATACACGTTACCCCTGCCCACGACTATCAAcagcgccagcaacagcaacatcagcaccagcacgaatGCTACGGGAACGAAGACGATCACAATATGATAGGAG TGTCTTACGAGGATATGCAGTTCGAAGTGGTACCGCTGACGCCGGTGAAAATCTTAGAGCTAATCGAGCAGGCCTACCCGAACCCTATTACGCCGGAAGATTTGGCGAA GGATTATGGCTGGGATGAGGCGGAAGTTTTAGAAATCATCCTGCTACTGAAGGAGCGCGGGCTGATTAAATCGATGGAGTACAACTCATACACCCGCATACACCATGACGACCAGGAAATCAAAATTGTCAAGCAAATGCCAACGATCACCTCTAACAACCAGCCAACGATTGCCATCATCACGGCACAGTACTGCGAGAAGCTAGCAGTCGATGCGATGATAGAGAACAAGGAAACGTTCGTGCGCTACACAACTGTTG GCCATAGTCCCGAAAAGTCAATTAACGGTCAGGAGCAGCCAAGGCGAAGAATGAATCGGTTTG GAGAATCCAACGTGTACACGCTCGGCAGCATTGGGGCACATCGGATCGTGAGCACTAAGTTACCATCCGTCGGCAGCACGCGAGAGGCTATGACAGCCGCTGGTAATACGACAACGCGTCTGCTGGGTACATTCCAGAAGGTAGACTACGTGTTCATCGTGGGGGTAGCGGGGGGTGTCCCGCATTACACGGACTACCGTAAGCACGTGCGACTAGGAGATGTGGTTATTGCCGCCTCGCCGGCTGCCGATTCGAACGCCCTTGGCGCACAATCATCCCAGAAGTTATACTGCTACGTCTACAACAATCAAGGAGACGTGAAGAAGTACTACCCGAAGAATGATGATTTGCAGGCGATTGGCCGATCCCTGGTGAACAGCAATGGTGACACGAGAAAACCGTGGGTCGACTACGCACGCGAAGGGTTGCTACATTTGAGTGGCCGGAGTGAAAATGATTTCTCGCGACCGGACCCGAGCACCGACAAGCTGTACATGAACATTGGAAACAAGGACGTTATCCAGGTTGCCCACCCGATGGCATTGCAGGAGGAAGCTGTAGATGGGGTGGACAGCGGTACCCAATCACGACTCCACTTAGGTCCGATCGGATCCGGCTATGATCTCGTCCGTTCGGACAGTGCTCGCACGGAGTATGCACAGGCGCACGGTCTACTGGCAACCGATGTCGAGATGAACTCCGTGCTCGACAGCATTGTGGGCAACTGCCGCGACAGCTTCATCCTAGTGAAGGGCATCTCGGACTACAAGGATGGTACGACGTCTAAGAAGTGGCAAAACCATGCCGCTCTTGCCGCAGCCGCTGTCATGAAAACGATAATTTGTGCCATGGATGCGCCTAACATATAA
- the LOC126581030 gene encoding uncharacterized protein LOC126581030 isoform X2: MQFAVTPRNEGLPPPPPPPKPTKQSAGESMGTSATIPAPTTGSWANGTKDDGTVAVAPRTLDEEQVVMTPLGKTNTSTVLMIERKLVQAVGDRTHVAGGDHRGIIINKDTTTADAGKAASAREPAHLMLEFRVFLVSANTGQHTQESRRIKFWFRPWLTSDEVQAQVAQDFFRELVSPKEFPRDYVGFIKKLMKLLQKGYNELQAIEVELRMLEQTSAPPSRPPRPGHVIFCYGNCHKLDRNNNQKGPNVGRVDGDDFGDGGGSGGDGGGGEGEDHSSGNSIHVTPAHDYQQRQQQQHQHQHECYGNEDDHNMIGVSYEDMQFEVVPLTPVKILELIEQAYPNPITPEDLAKDYGWDEAEVLEIILLLKERGLIKSMEYNSYTRIHHDDQEIKIVKQMPTITSNNQPTIAIITAQYCEKLAVDAMIENKETFVRYTTVGESNVYTLGSIGAHRIVSTKLPSVGSTREAMTAAGNTTTRLLGTFQKVDYVFIVGVAGGVPHYTDYRKHVRLGDVVIAASPAADSNALGAQSSQKLYCYVYNNQGDVKKYYPKNDDLQAIGRSLVNSNGDTRKPWVDYAREGLLHLSGRSENDFSRPDPSTDKLYMNIGNKDVIQVAHPMALQEEAVDGVDSGTQSRLHLGPIGSGYDLVRSDSARTEYAQAHGLLATDVEMNSVLDSIVGNCRDSFILVKGISDYKDGTTSKKWQNHAALAAAAVMKTIICAMDAPNI; this comes from the exons ATGCAGTTCGCAGTAACGCCACGAAATGAGGGgctaccgccaccgccacctcccccGAAACCCACGAAACAGAGTGCTGGCGAATCGATGGGCACGAGCGCGACAATCCCGGCACCGACGACAGGTAGCTGGGCGAACGGCACCAAGGACGACGGTACGGTCGCAGTAGCGCCCCGGACGCTGGACGAAGAACAGGTTGTGATGACACCGCTGGGCAAGACGAACACCTCCACGGTGCTGATGATCGAGCGCAAGCTCGTGCAGGCCGTCGGCGATCGGACGcacgtggccggcggcgatcATCGcggtatcatcatcaacaaggATACGACGACCGCGGACGCAG GTAAAGCGGCCAGCGCACGGGAACCGGCGCATCTGATGCTGGAGTTTCGGGTGTTTCTCGTCAGCGCCAACACTGGGCAGCACACGCAGGAGTCGCGTCGCATCAAGTTCTGGTTCCGGCCGTGGCTAACCTCGGACGAGGTGCAGGCCCAAGTAGCGCAAGACTTTTTCCGCGAGCTCGTCAGCCCCAAGGAGTTCCCGAGAG ATTACGTTGGATTCATTAAGAAGCTTATGAAACTACTGCAAAAGGGTTACAACGAGCTGCAGGCGATCGAGGTGGAGCTGCGAATGCTGGAGCAGACGTCGGCCCCCCCGTCACGACCAC CTCGTCCCGGTCATGTGATCTTTTGCTATGGCAACTGCCACAAACTCGATAGGAATAATAACCAAAAAGGGCCCAACGTCGGTcgggttgatggtgatgattttggggatggtggtggcagtggtggtgatggcggtggtggtgaaggtgaagaccATTCTAGTGGCAACAGCATACACGTTACCCCTGCCCACGACTATCAAcagcgccagcaacagcaacatcagcaccagcacgaatGCTACGGGAACGAAGACGATCACAATATGATAGGAG TGTCTTACGAGGATATGCAGTTCGAAGTGGTACCGCTGACGCCGGTGAAAATCTTAGAGCTAATCGAGCAGGCCTACCCGAACCCTATTACGCCGGAAGATTTGGCGAA GGATTATGGCTGGGATGAGGCGGAAGTTTTAGAAATCATCCTGCTACTGAAGGAGCGCGGGCTGATTAAATCGATGGAGTACAACTCATACACCCGCATACACCATGACGACCAGGAAATCAAAATTGTCAAGCAAATGCCAACGATCACCTCTAACAACCAGCCAACGATTGCCATCATCACGGCACAGTACTGCGAGAAGCTAGCAGTCGATGCGATGATAGAGAACAAGGAAACGTTCGTGCGCTACACAACTGTTG GAGAATCCAACGTGTACACGCTCGGCAGCATTGGGGCACATCGGATCGTGAGCACTAAGTTACCATCCGTCGGCAGCACGCGAGAGGCTATGACAGCCGCTGGTAATACGACAACGCGTCTGCTGGGTACATTCCAGAAGGTAGACTACGTGTTCATCGTGGGGGTAGCGGGGGGTGTCCCGCATTACACGGACTACCGTAAGCACGTGCGACTAGGAGATGTGGTTATTGCCGCCTCGCCGGCTGCCGATTCGAACGCCCTTGGCGCACAATCATCCCAGAAGTTATACTGCTACGTCTACAACAATCAAGGAGACGTGAAGAAGTACTACCCGAAGAATGATGATTTGCAGGCGATTGGCCGATCCCTGGTGAACAGCAATGGTGACACGAGAAAACCGTGGGTCGACTACGCACGCGAAGGGTTGCTACATTTGAGTGGCCGGAGTGAAAATGATTTCTCGCGACCGGACCCGAGCACCGACAAGCTGTACATGAACATTGGAAACAAGGACGTTATCCAGGTTGCCCACCCGATGGCATTGCAGGAGGAAGCTGTAGATGGGGTGGACAGCGGTACCCAATCACGACTCCACTTAGGTCCGATCGGATCCGGCTATGATCTCGTCCGTTCGGACAGTGCTCGCACGGAGTATGCACAGGCGCACGGTCTACTGGCAACCGATGTCGAGATGAACTCCGTGCTCGACAGCATTGTGGGCAACTGCCGCGACAGCTTCATCCTAGTGAAGGGCATCTCGGACTACAAGGATGGTACGACGTCTAAGAAGTGGCAAAACCATGCCGCTCTTGCCGCAGCCGCTGTCATGAAAACGATAATTTGTGCCATGGATGCGCCTAACATATAA
- the LOC126568871 gene encoding uncharacterized protein LOC126568871, whose amino-acid sequence MFLLECLFRLKYFGSFLVSQDNSLRSALNSIFWLSCLFGVVFLYFTRLLKGLLRLGRLQGRNFSQITQYLWNICFNATAMLFLTLYRILLIRPEDASNKYFPQYNNVIFASTCDAGKFEVITLVLVSFEVVSVVLHLSKCDYSEAFSNALYGTLLMSCLSLRLEAYSMLLSFYVAMYRACRESLLLCSSQMDAAAHTHLTLVVTVKICTWCYLFLNLLPFEFLIPTLNARKDHFPLKVWFWFWYCSCIWNSPLLKLLYHKIYHTYPYDCAGGASAVRCILSDDWQRFRHFRNLQHAFYELKLHLSKENMHPTHTNDSASAQATAFQTIKCVVALKRKLKRLRENRELQRLKNE is encoded by the exons ATGTTTCTTCTCGAATGTTTGTTTCGCTTAAAGTACTTTGGTTCCTTTCTCGTTTCCCAAGATAACAGCTTAcgaagtgcgttgaatagtaTTTTTTGGCTAAGCTGCTTGTTTGGTGTAGTGTTTCTATACTTCACGCGGCTCTTGAAG GGTTTATTACGGTTGGGCCGACTGCAGGGCCGGAACTTTTCCCAGATAACGCAGTATCTATGGAACATATGCTTCAACGCAACAGCAATGCTGTTCCTGACGCTGTATCGCATATTACTGATCCGGCCTGAAGACGCCAGTAACAAATACTTTCCCCAGTACAACAATGTTATCTTTGCCAGCACCTGTGACGCTGGTAAATTTGAGGTCATTACATTAGTCCTGGTCTCTTTCGAGGTGGTCTCTGTGGTGCTCCATCTATCCAAGTGCGACTACTCGGAGGCATTCTCAAATGCGCTTTATGGTACGCTGCTAATGAGTTGCCTTTCGCTTCGCCTAGAGGCCTACAGCATGCTGCTTAGCTTTTACGTGGCCATGTACCGCGCCTGCCGGGaatcgttgctgctgtgttcTAGTCAGATGGACGCGGCAGCCCATACACACCTTACGCTTGTAGTCACGGTAAAGATATGCACCTG GTGTTATCTTTTCCTGAACCTTCTTCCGTTCGAATTCCTCATACCGACGCTGAACGCCCGTAAGGATCATTTTCCGTTGAAAGTATGGTTTTGGTTCTGGTACTGCTCTTGTATTTGGAACTCACCGCTACTGAAGCTCCTGTACCACAAAATTTACCATACGTACCCGTACgactgtgctggtggtgcttcagCCGTGCGCTGCATATTGTCAGACGATTGGCAACGCTTTCGGCACTTTCGTAACTTGCAGCATGCGTTTTACGAACTGAAGCTTCACCTTTC CAAGGAAAACATGCACCCGACCCATACCAACGATAGCGCAAGCGCGCAAGCTACCGCATTTCAGACTATAAAAT GTGTGGTGGCGCTAAAGCGGAAACTGAAGCGACTACGGGAAAACCGAGAGCTGCAGCGCCTAAAGAATGAGTAA